The Myxococcus fulvus genome has a window encoding:
- a CDS encoding MerR family transcriptional regulator codes for MEPMDLLAPDEIARIERENAGGLPASAILEIFRPRGVRLSEATFRKYVQAGLLPRSRRVGRKGKHQGSLGLYPVEAVRRINVIKKMMAEGHTLEDIKKSFVFHRNHIDQVERDLGGLLDGLQDELGERAFGGEHRRSLEAELATLRQRAQDLVRDVARLGSAVTAREDETMSSQ; via the coding sequence ATGGAACCGATGGACCTGTTGGCTCCCGACGAGATTGCTCGGATCGAGCGCGAGAACGCGGGCGGTCTGCCCGCGAGCGCCATCCTTGAAATCTTTCGTCCGAGGGGCGTGAGGCTGTCGGAGGCGACCTTCCGCAAGTACGTCCAGGCGGGGTTGCTACCGAGGAGTCGCCGGGTGGGGCGGAAGGGGAAGCACCAGGGGAGCCTGGGGCTCTACCCCGTGGAAGCGGTGCGCCGGATCAATGTCATCAAGAAGATGATGGCGGAGGGGCACACCCTGGAGGACATCAAGAAGTCCTTCGTCTTCCACCGCAACCACATCGACCAGGTGGAACGCGACCTCGGCGGTCTATTGGATGGGCTCCAGGACGAGTTGGGAGAGCGCGCCTTCGGGGGGGAGCATCGACGTTCGCTCGAGGCGGAGTTGGCAACGCTGCGGCAAAGAGCGCAGGATCTGGTCCGGGACGTGGCCCGGCTGGGCAGCGCGGTGACCGCACGCGAAGACGAAACGATGAGTTCGCAATAA